Proteins encoded by one window of Lutibacter sp. A64:
- a CDS encoding FecR family protein has translation MNKRIEYIIVKYFDNEISEAEANELIVWIENGNRAIFNEHIMLNFSIEQLKLANDNKENSSWAKIEALIDHKESTKVIPMYRRKLFRYVAVIIVLIASGYFLTQIIKPTTNNSNQKGAKNNSVQIGTEKATLTLEDGSSVTLKKGKGYNTKTVQSNGEKLVYTDQKEKKVEEVVYNILTIPRGGQFFVELADDTKVWLNSESQLKYPVAFIEGKTRKVELLYGEAYFEVSPSTMHEGAKFKVINQAQEIEVLGTKFNIKAYKEESNIYTTLIEGKVKVKTAAAKQLLKPNQQSKVQIENNKLSVQEVDVSGEIAWVHGDFIFKHKKLKDIVTVLGRWYNVDFEIQNKSLENVKFNGDFGRSQNLEDILILIKNTNYINQYEINEKKIILK, from the coding sequence GTGAATAAAAGAATAGAGTATATAATTGTAAAATATTTTGATAATGAGATTTCAGAAGCTGAGGCCAATGAACTTATTGTTTGGATCGAAAACGGAAATAGAGCTATTTTTAATGAACATATAATGTTAAATTTTTCTATAGAACAGTTAAAATTAGCTAATGATAACAAAGAAAACTCTTCTTGGGCAAAAATTGAAGCTCTAATTGATCATAAAGAATCAACAAAAGTGATTCCAATGTATCGAAGAAAATTATTTAGATATGTTGCTGTTATTATTGTTTTAATTGCTTCGGGATATTTTTTAACACAAATAATAAAACCTACTACAAACAATAGTAATCAAAAAGGTGCTAAAAATAATAGTGTTCAAATAGGAACTGAAAAAGCAACTCTTACGCTTGAAGATGGTTCTAGTGTTACCTTAAAAAAAGGTAAAGGCTATAATACTAAAACAGTTCAAAGTAATGGTGAAAAATTAGTTTATACCGATCAAAAAGAAAAAAAAGTGGAAGAAGTTGTTTATAATATTTTAACAATTCCAAGAGGTGGTCAGTTTTTTGTTGAATTGGCAGATGATACGAAGGTTTGGTTAAATTCTGAATCTCAACTAAAATATCCAGTAGCTTTTATTGAAGGAAAAACACGTAAAGTAGAATTGCTTTACGGAGAGGCCTATTTTGAAGTTTCACCAAGTACAATGCATGAAGGTGCAAAATTTAAGGTGATTAATCAAGCACAAGAAATTGAGGTGTTGGGTACAAAATTTAATATAAAAGCTTATAAAGAAGAGTCGAATATATATACCACATTAATAGAAGGTAAAGTTAAAGTAAAGACTGCTGCAGCTAAACAGCTGTTGAAACCAAATCAACAATCTAAGGTTCAAATAGAAAATAATAAATTATCTGTTCAAGAGGTTGATGTATCAGGGGAAATTGCATGGGTGCATGGCGACTTTATTTTTAAACATAAAAAATTGAAAGACATTGTAACAGTATTAGGTAGATGGTATAATGTAGATTTTGAGATCCAAAATAAATCACTTGAGAATGTGAAATTTAATGGTGATTTTGGTAGATCACAAAATTTAGAAGATATCCTAATTTTAATAAAAAATACAAATTATATAAATCAATATGAAATAAATGAGAAAAAAATAATATTGAAATAA
- a CDS encoding RagB/SusD family nutrient uptake outer membrane protein → MKNVLYILIITLIFGISSCSDSLDLKPDYQLNETNAITNEVKARAAVGGIYPFITQGSNYNGTLAGKLASKSGFVKWSTGDYDMTTTQSNNSPSVQYVWLGYYETINAANFAIDGISKLNASQIDEETQTALIAEARFLRGFSHAYVLWMFGHWWNTDDSDVDGILYRDELATVSNLQVARLNVGESYQKIYEDLDYAIANLPSFTNNRYVSKEFAKVFKAKMLLYRHGFNDGRAGLEEALNLVNEVLNASIPGFSMQGDLAQVYQDSWDSPENLFSGYLEGDGNTNYRDSDAWYRYRIIHSYSTRLPVSSPEALTAGLDKGADWFQADPRWPIVTGESRGALSWDDSRRYTFTKVTRLGEYDGLRASPVDNKYNTYFFRYPELYIMKAELLARTGASISEAIAPINTMRSKRTNPVFPTPLNPTNEQELMDMIFKEYFFELFIENGSEFFASVRFKDATGKLWMESLKDITLENNRLCYPIPKEEMTTNTLMHQNQDLQ, encoded by the coding sequence ATGAAAAACGTATTATATATATTGATAATTACTCTAATCTTTGGAATTAGTTCTTGTTCTGATAGTTTAGATTTAAAACCTGATTATCAGTTGAATGAAACAAATGCAATTACAAATGAGGTGAAAGCTCGAGCGGCTGTTGGAGGTATTTACCCATTTATAACACAAGGCTCTAATTATAATGGAACTCTTGCTGGTAAATTAGCATCTAAATCAGGATTTGTTAAATGGTCTACAGGAGATTATGATATGACTACCACGCAATCAAATAATAGTCCTTCTGTACAATATGTATGGTTGGGTTATTATGAAACTATAAATGCTGCTAATTTTGCTATAGATGGTATTTCTAAGTTAAATGCATCGCAAATAGATGAAGAAACACAAACAGCTTTAATTGCTGAAGCCAGATTCTTAAGAGGCTTTTCACATGCTTATGTTCTTTGGATGTTTGGGCATTGGTGGAATACAGATGATAGTGATGTTGATGGTATATTATATCGTGATGAACTAGCTACAGTTTCAAATCTACAAGTTGCGAGACTTAATGTAGGAGAAAGTTATCAAAAAATTTATGAAGACCTTGATTACGCTATTGCTAACCTGCCTAGTTTTACTAATAATAGATACGTCTCTAAAGAATTTGCTAAAGTTTTTAAAGCTAAGATGCTACTTTATAGACATGGGTTTAACGATGGAAGAGCAGGTCTTGAAGAAGCTCTTAACTTGGTTAATGAAGTTTTAAATGCTAGTATTCCAGGTTTTTCTATGCAAGGAGATTTAGCTCAGGTATACCAAGATTCATGGGACTCTCCAGAAAATTTATTTTCTGGTTATCTAGAAGGAGATGGGAATACGAATTATAGAGATAGTGATGCTTGGTATCGTTATAGAATTATTCATAGCTATTCAACTAGATTACCTGTTTCATCTCCTGAAGCACTTACTGCAGGACTAGATAAGGGGGCTGATTGGTTTCAAGCTGATCCGCGTTGGCCTATTGTTACAGGAGAGTCTAGAGGTGCTTTATCCTGGGATGATTCACGAAGATATACCTTTACTAAGGTTACAAGACTTGGTGAATATGACGGGTTGAGAGCGTCTCCAGTAGATAATAAATACAATACCTATTTTTTCAGATATCCAGAATTGTATATTATGAAAGCAGAATTATTGGCAAGAACTGGAGCTAGCATTTCTGAGGCAATTGCTCCTATTAATACCATGCGCTCTAAAAGAACAAATCCAGTATTTCCAACACCTTTAAATCCTACAAATGAACAAGAGTTAATGGATATGATCTTTAAAGAATATTTTTTCGAATTATTCATAGAAAATGGGAGTGAGTTTTTTGCTTCTGTACGCTTTAAAGATGCTACAGGAAAACTTTGGATGGAAAGTTTGAAAGACATAACATTAGAGAATAATAGATTATGTTATCCTATTCCAAAAGAGGAGATGACTACAAATACATTAATGCACCAAAATCAAGATTTACAATAA
- a CDS encoding DUF4465 domain-containing protein, giving the protein MKFTKKYIGIITAIIGLVLFSACEDEVDLRIPYPNDITFNELTLDRFSYKIPTAPFTSGDNKSGVITVNVAGTGNNYSGFALSNKNFRSYPWDLSPTFAPAGGLTPTEVQESINTTAFSVYTPIGAVNRTENYLVGKTTGDAAYFTLAEPGTVEHLLVANTSYNYLLASYGSILSDDLDPVTQSYLIDGDVTDNPGIENPDVARYGVFTLPGIDGTLNTIRLAGTELLAKYEVGDPIGKEAGISAGEEARSVFIASNPDSTLEEQQAVYDAAYKDAYDAAFEAATDTIHKGYVKLTIEGSLNGSSTGSVDVYLALRSEVDTAYPDFNFILNDWKKVDLTSLGTVDKVLFKMSSDYVDDQGKMVYPSMFCLDGIRLQ; this is encoded by the coding sequence ATGAAATTCACAAAAAAATATATAGGCATCATAACTGCCATCATTGGTTTAGTTTTGTTTAGTGCTTGCGAAGACGAAGTAGATCTTAGAATACCTTACCCAAACGATATTACGTTTAACGAATTGACCCTAGATAGGTTTAGTTACAAGATTCCAACAGCTCCATTTACTTCTGGAGATAATAAATCTGGAGTAATTACTGTTAATGTAGCTGGTACTGGTAATAATTATAGCGGGTTTGCTTTATCTAATAAAAATTTCCGTTCCTATCCTTGGGATTTAAGCCCTACTTTTGCTCCAGCAGGAGGTCTTACACCAACTGAAGTACAAGAATCTATAAATACCACCGCTTTTAGTGTTTACACACCTATAGGTGCAGTAAATAGAACAGAAAATTATCTTGTAGGAAAAACGACTGGAGATGCCGCATATTTTACATTAGCAGAACCTGGAACCGTTGAGCATTTATTAGTAGCAAACACTAGTTACAACTACCTTTTAGCTAGTTACGGATCTATACTTTCTGATGATTTAGATCCTGTTACTCAATCCTATTTAATTGACGGAGACGTAACTGACAACCCTGGAATAGAAAATCCAGATGTTGCTCGTTACGGTGTATTTACACTTCCTGGAATTGATGGAACTCTTAACACCATTAGATTAGCAGGAACTGAACTTTTAGCTAAATATGAAGTTGGAGATCCTATAGGGAAAGAAGCAGGAATTTCTGCAGGTGAGGAAGCTCGTTCAGTTTTTATAGCGAGTAATCCTGATAGCACATTAGAAGAGCAACAAGCTGTTTATGATGCTGCTTATAAAGATGCCTACGATGCTGCTTTTGAAGCTGCAACCGATACCATACATAAAGGTTATGTAAAATTAACTATTGAAGGTTCTTTAAATGGAAGTTCTACAGGAAGTGTAGATGTTTATTTAGCGCTAAGATCAGAAGTTGATACAGCATATCCAGATTTTAATTTTATTTTAAATGATTGGAAAAAAGTAGATTTAACTTCTTTAGGTACTGTAGATAAAGTATTATTTAAAATGTCATCCGATTATGTTGATGATCAAGGAAAAATGGTATACCCTTCTATGTTCTGTTTAGATGGAATTCGTCTTCAATAA
- a CDS encoding SusC/RagA family TonB-linked outer membrane protein, translating into MSPINVLSQNAKIVVDTDKTVTIDEVFNMISNQSDYKFIYHADLFKNLPLVHLKKGTIKANKLLEKSLSSSNVIFEFTNKNTIVIKEKPPVIEEHPEITDPLQQIIIKGTVVDESGQPLPGVNVIVKGSKTGVSTDFNGDYELKLNNKDEDTILVFSYVGFKNQEIVIGTKTTIDVKMVTNLSGLEEVVVIGYGTSKVKDATGVISRVSAKEIEDAPAGASIESLLQGKAAGVNVQIQSASPTSPISVIIRGASSLDGDNQPLWVIDGIAQASSTTSGNIENTLYNLNLQDVQSIDILKDASATAVYGSRAAHGVVIVTTKRGVPNTKPQFEVSTSISNVVTDYNSFEYFDAPQYIDYVTASSKDHILSAGFQYFNSNYIDEEAFWALNTSEYDASDLQVLPGAFHDGNTPWQDIITQNPLNVDYNFSVRGGSERTTYFVSFNHQDTEGSIVTGFSKRYTGRINFETSINDNIKFGVNLTGSTRKTSDKDGLLFTLRGISPDFKEYNDDGSIYTPDYYIENPHSSLLNTNSGKGINFSGTAFIELKLINNLKFRSSFSNTYADSERLSYKRIGTYVTDQGERYWSDSKSSRDAFENTLTYAALLNNKHDIKVLAGYTLEENVSGRYLMEAYNFPDDDILNNFGSQANIDDIDESRTSSALLSQFGRVHYKYDDRYIISGTLRRDGSSRFGADKRWGTFPSVAAAWLITGEKFMQSEKIKKYVTYLKLRTSMGITGSQNLGNFDWVTGVDATTYNDSPAIYPNSLGNPDLQWEETTMFDFGLDFGLLDDRIAGSVGIYHKESDKLIYDDDIPWNSAERDISSNVASMEAKGFEFNVKYDILRTNNHRLTFDFNYATTASKILKINNNQEQLIFPGSYAPRMVVNAGDEIGEWFGYQTAGRFYVTAEDAYSMRNNTTSSGNPDYFNTDTETVGDLIYIDQDGDGKITEEGDRVNLGTSIPKGYGGFGLTYTYKAFRLNTTFTYAYGHKRYWSLPNDDVGGFGDKNSSNLIAGESTIVMSPYEASFPRITPDGIGGNDLFSDFYLHNASYLRLNALNLYYKLPNKFFNNSILNGVELNFKATNLLTITKYPGFSPDGGGSAYTNVDSGAGDDSSTYPTAKVYSLGIKLKLN; encoded by the coding sequence ATGTCACCAATAAATGTGTTATCACAAAATGCTAAAATTGTTGTCGACACTGATAAAACAGTTACAATAGATGAAGTTTTTAATATGATTAGTAACCAATCAGATTATAAATTTATCTATCACGCAGACTTATTTAAAAACCTTCCTTTGGTACATTTAAAAAAAGGAACAATTAAGGCCAATAAGCTGCTGGAAAAAAGTCTTTCTAGCTCCAATGTTATTTTTGAATTTACCAATAAAAATACCATTGTAATTAAGGAAAAACCTCCAGTAATAGAGGAACATCCTGAGATTACAGATCCATTGCAGCAAATAATTATTAAAGGGACTGTAGTTGATGAAAGTGGTCAACCACTTCCAGGAGTAAATGTTATTGTAAAGGGTTCTAAAACTGGTGTTTCAACAGATTTTAATGGAGATTACGAACTTAAATTAAATAATAAAGATGAAGATACCATATTAGTATTCAGCTATGTTGGTTTTAAAAATCAAGAAATTGTAATTGGAACCAAAACGACTATTGATGTGAAAATGGTTACTAACTTATCTGGTCTAGAAGAGGTTGTAGTAATTGGTTATGGTACATCTAAAGTTAAAGACGCAACAGGAGTAATTTCTAGAGTTAGCGCTAAAGAAATTGAAGATGCTCCTGCTGGGGCAAGTATTGAAAGTTTATTACAAGGTAAAGCTGCAGGAGTAAATGTACAAATTCAATCTGCTTCACCTACGTCACCAATAAGTGTAATTATTAGAGGAGCTTCTTCATTAGATGGAGATAATCAACCTTTATGGGTTATTGATGGTATAGCACAAGCTTCCTCAACAACTTCTGGTAATATAGAGAATACATTATATAATTTAAATTTACAAGATGTTCAAAGTATAGATATTTTAAAAGATGCTTCTGCAACTGCTGTTTATGGTTCAAGAGCTGCCCATGGGGTAGTAATTGTTACAACAAAAAGAGGGGTGCCAAATACGAAACCTCAGTTTGAGGTATCTACAAGTATTTCGAATGTGGTTACAGATTATAATTCATTCGAATATTTTGATGCACCTCAATACATTGACTATGTAACAGCCAGTAGTAAAGACCATATTCTTTCTGCAGGATTTCAATATTTTAATAGTAATTATATAGATGAAGAGGCTTTTTGGGCTTTGAATACCAGTGAATATGATGCGTCTGATTTACAGGTGCTACCAGGTGCTTTTCATGATGGAAATACACCATGGCAAGATATTATTACACAAAACCCTTTAAATGTTGATTATAACTTCTCCGTTCGTGGAGGGTCAGAACGAACTACCTATTTCGTATCCTTCAACCATCAAGATACCGAAGGTAGTATTGTAACAGGGTTTAGTAAACGCTATACAGGACGTATTAATTTTGAGACTAGTATTAATGACAATATTAAGTTTGGAGTAAACTTAACCGGTAGTACCCGTAAAACTAGTGATAAGGACGGTTTGTTATTTACTTTGAGAGGAATATCACCAGATTTTAAGGAGTATAACGATGATGGTTCTATATATACACCAGATTATTATATTGAAAATCCTCATTCTTCTTTATTAAATACTAATTCAGGAAAGGGAATAAACTTTTCAGGAACTGCTTTTATAGAATTGAAACTAATTAATAATTTAAAATTTAGAAGTTCGTTTTCAAATACTTATGCTGATTCTGAACGTTTAAGTTATAAAAGAATAGGAACTTATGTGACTGATCAAGGAGAAAGATATTGGAGTGATTCAAAATCTTCTCGTGATGCATTTGAAAACACTTTGACTTATGCTGCACTTTTAAATAATAAACATGATATTAAAGTTTTAGCAGGATATACTTTAGAGGAAAATGTTAGTGGACGTTACCTGATGGAAGCATATAATTTTCCTGATGATGATATTTTGAATAATTTTGGGTCTCAAGCAAATATAGATGATATAGATGAGTCTAGAACAAGTAGTGCATTGCTTTCGCAATTTGGGCGCGTACACTATAAATATGATGATCGTTATATTATTTCAGGAACACTTCGTAGAGATGGTTCATCTCGTTTTGGAGCAGATAAAAGATGGGGTACTTTTCCTTCTGTAGCTGCAGCATGGTTGATTACTGGAGAAAAATTTATGCAGTCTGAAAAAATTAAAAAATATGTTACCTATTTAAAGTTAAGAACATCTATGGGTATAACGGGATCTCAAAATCTCGGTAATTTTGATTGGGTAACCGGAGTAGATGCTACTACATATAATGATTCTCCTGCAATTTATCCAAACTCACTTGGAAACCCTGATTTACAATGGGAAGAGACAACAATGTTTGATTTCGGATTAGATTTCGGATTATTAGATGATCGTATTGCTGGTTCTGTTGGGATATATCATAAGGAAAGTGATAAATTAATTTATGATGATGATATACCTTGGAATTCAGCTGAAAGAGACATTAGTTCAAATGTAGCGTCAATGGAGGCTAAAGGTTTTGAATTTAATGTAAAATATGACATCCTTCGTACTAACAATCATCGGTTAACTTTTGATTTTAATTATGCTACGACTGCTTCTAAAATATTAAAAATTAATAATAATCAAGAACAATTAATTTTCCCAGGAAGTTATGCACCACGAATGGTGGTGAATGCTGGAGATGAAATAGGTGAATGGTTTGGATACCAAACAGCTGGTCGTTTTTATGTAACTGCTGAGGATGCATATTCAATGAGAAACAACACAACTTCTTCTGGAAATCCAGATTATTTCAATACTGATACTGAAACAGTTGGTGATCTTATTTATATTGACCAAGATGGAGATGGAAAAATCACCGAAGAAGGTGATCGTGTAAATTTAGGAACTTCAATACCTAAAGGATATGGAGGATTTGGATTAACATACACATATAAAGCTTTTAGACTTAATACAACCTTTACATATGCTTATGGACATAAAAGATATTGGAGTTTACCTAATGATGATGTTGGGGGTTTTGGAGACAAGAATAGTAGTAACCTAATTGCAGGAGAAAGTACTATTGTAATGAGTCCATACGAGGCTTCTTTTCCAAGAATTACACCAGATGGAATTGGAGGTAATGATCTATTTTCTGATTTTTACTTACACAATGCATCTTATCTTCGTTTAAATGCTCTGAATTTATATTATAAACTTCCTAATAAATTTTTTAATAATTCCATACTTAATGGAGTTGAACTTAATTTTAAAGCTACAAATTTACTAACAATTACAAAATATCCTGGATTTAGCCCTGATGGAGGAGGTTCAGCTTATACAAATGTTGATTCTGGAGCGGGTGACGATTCTAGTACGTATCCTACTGCAAAAGTGTATAGTCTTGGAATTAAATTAAAACTTAATTAA
- a CDS encoding TlpA family protein disulfide reductase, giving the protein MKKIFIILFSMLFLASCIKNPTKNYIVFSGTISDAPTKNFRLVKKNSGTGTLNIKLAEDGSFLDTLTTGTGHYIFTDSRNRADMYLTDGGEYDFTADGKDFRGTSKLTGTDPDASNYLMTKINNIIKLRGDYAEFNKLNESDFIATQNKLNESYIKYLESFPNVPKEFEEFEREELHYYHLLTLINYESLHQRYAEQPDFKVSADFLKELEGVNYVNEEAYKLRGSYTKLVEKHFKDKADELVENEGVDRYLAKLKVFGAIPNDFIKNNLIVSAANYDISYTNNIDEYYKAYRSVSTSTKNDESITKKYEALKKLSRGQISPIFTDYVNHAGGTSSLSDFEGKYVYIDVWATWCGPCLAEVPSLQKVEKQYHGKNIEFVSISIDTEKARDSWRKMVTDKGFGGVQLIADKDWKSDFISAYQINGIPRFILIDPNGKIISSNAPRPSKSELITLFNELGI; this is encoded by the coding sequence ATGAAAAAAATCTTTATCATCTTATTTTCAATGCTATTTTTAGCATCGTGCATAAAAAATCCTACTAAAAATTATATTGTATTTTCTGGAACCATTTCAGATGCCCCAACAAAAAATTTTAGATTAGTTAAAAAAAATAGCGGAACAGGTACACTTAATATTAAGCTAGCAGAAGACGGATCCTTTTTAGATACCTTAACAACTGGAACCGGACACTATATATTTACTGATTCTAGAAACAGAGCAGATATGTATTTAACCGATGGAGGCGAATATGATTTTACAGCCGATGGAAAAGATTTCAGAGGAACTTCAAAATTAACTGGAACCGACCCCGATGCGTCTAATTATTTAATGACTAAAATAAATAACATTATTAAATTAAGAGGTGATTATGCTGAATTTAACAAATTAAACGAATCTGATTTTATTGCTACACAAAACAAACTGAATGAAAGTTATATTAAATACCTAGAAAGCTTTCCAAATGTACCTAAAGAATTTGAAGAATTCGAACGTGAAGAATTACACTATTACCACCTTTTAACTTTAATTAATTACGAAAGTTTACACCAAAGATATGCTGAACAACCTGATTTTAAAGTTTCAGCAGATTTTTTAAAAGAATTAGAAGGTGTAAATTATGTTAATGAAGAAGCTTATAAACTTAGAGGCTCTTACACTAAATTAGTAGAAAAACACTTTAAAGATAAAGCTGATGAATTAGTAGAAAACGAGGGTGTAGATAGATACTTGGCTAAACTGAAAGTGTTTGGAGCAATACCTAATGATTTTATAAAAAACAACTTAATAGTGTCAGCTGCCAATTACGACATTAGTTATACTAATAATATAGATGAGTATTATAAAGCTTACCGCTCAGTTTCTACTTCTACAAAAAATGACGAAAGCATTACCAAAAAGTATGAAGCTTTAAAAAAATTGAGTAGAGGGCAAATTTCACCAATATTTACAGATTATGTAAATCATGCGGGAGGAACATCTTCCTTAAGTGATTTTGAAGGAAAATACGTTTATATAGATGTTTGGGCAACTTGGTGTGGACCTTGTTTAGCTGAGGTTCCTTCACTTCAAAAAGTTGAAAAACAATACCATGGTAAAAACATAGAATTTGTAAGCATTTCTATAGATACAGAAAAAGCTCGTGATTCTTGGAGAAAAATGGTAACAGATAAAGGGTTTGGAGGAGTACAATTAATTGCTGACAAAGATTGGAAAAGCGATTTTATTTCAGCTTATCAAATTAATGGAATACCTCGTTTTATCTTAATAGATCCTAATGGTAAAATTATCAGTTCAAATGCGCCAAGACCTTCTAAAAGCGAATTAATAACCTTGTTTAATGAATTAGGTATTTAA
- a CDS encoding RNA polymerase sigma factor, which produces MANKEKISSLVCSLKKGDQLAFKAIHNLYYKNLYAYINSFTKNDCETEDILQETFIKIWHFREKLNELDSIKSYIFKTAYYTYIDKYRKDKREQNVLDSWIYQQLIESIDEDDEINLMRIKKLRQEIDKLPKRCKEVFILCKFENLTHSQIANHLEISPKTVQAQMCKAYTLIRESFKDNVFLNLFLNFYKILKI; this is translated from the coding sequence ATGGCAAACAAAGAAAAAATATCAAGTTTAGTGTGTTCGCTAAAAAAAGGTGACCAGCTTGCTTTTAAAGCTATTCATAATTTATACTATAAAAACCTATATGCTTATATTAACAGTTTTACTAAAAATGACTGTGAAACTGAAGACATCTTACAAGAAACATTCATAAAAATCTGGCATTTTAGAGAAAAATTAAATGAATTAGATTCTATTAAAAGCTATATATTTAAAACTGCTTATTACACTTATATTGATAAATACCGTAAAGATAAAAGGGAACAAAATGTATTAGATAGCTGGATATATCAACAACTTATAGAATCCATTGATGAGGATGACGAAATAAACCTTATGAGAATTAAAAAACTAAGGCAGGAAATTGACAAACTTCCAAAGCGATGTAAAGAAGTATTTATTCTCTGTAAATTTGAAAATCTTACGCACTCACAAATTGCCAATCATCTCGAAATTTCTCCAAAAACAGTTCAAGCACAAATGTGTAAAGCATATACACTAATTAGAGAAAGTTTTAAAGATAACGTTTTTTTAAATTTATTTTTAAATTTTTATAAAATTCTAAAAATTTAA